The Streptomyces sp. NBC_01244 genome contains a region encoding:
- a CDS encoding universal stress protein, protein MRGRVVVGAYGSLGSLTALHAAHAEARAREAELRVVLAWQPPLGGLGARRGGGGTALLTASRDAAVERLREVLDTAFGGAPPGVTLAGLVVMGTPGAALVGEARDPGDLLVVGTGPRGPLLRALRPSVSRYCLAHAPCPVLAVPPGPLRADLNAVRRRIVWRRTLDAGDLVRRAA, encoded by the coding sequence TTGCGGGGACGAGTGGTGGTGGGGGCGTACGGATCCCTCGGGAGCCTGACGGCATTGCACGCGGCGCACGCCGAGGCCCGGGCGCGGGAGGCGGAACTGCGGGTCGTACTGGCCTGGCAGCCGCCGCTCGGCGGCCTGGGCGCCCGGCGCGGCGGGGGAGGGACCGCGCTGCTCACCGCCTCGCGGGACGCGGCGGTCGAGCGGTTGCGGGAGGTCCTCGACACCGCCTTCGGGGGTGCCCCGCCGGGCGTGACCCTGGCCGGGCTGGTGGTCATGGGCACCCCGGGCGCTGCCCTGGTGGGCGAGGCCCGGGACCCCGGCGACCTGCTGGTGGTGGGTACGGGACCGCGCGGCCCCCTGCTGCGAGCCCTGCGGCCCTCGGTGTCCCGGTACTGCCTGGCGCACGCCCCCTGTCCGGTGCTGGCCGTGCCGCCCGGCCCGCTGCGGGCCGACCTGAACGCCGTACGCCGCCGCATCGTGTGGCGTCGGACCCTGGACGCGGGAGACCTGGTCAGACGGGCGGCGTGA
- a CDS encoding ammonium transporter — MTAHTIAAAVAAVSAAPAAAPAVADSGNASWLMMATALVLLMAPGVAFFYGGMVRTGQIVAMLKMIFFCMVIVTVLWFAIGYSLAFGPDAGGLGVIGTLDHAFLRGIDARSLTGSVPTVTFVVFHLSFAVVTVALIAGSIAGRAKMGGWIAFVIAWTLLVYIPMAHWVFDPAGWVAKQLGAVDFSGGTVVEIGSGAAGLALAIVAGKRADFDRQGIRPHNLPLVVIGLSLMWFGWFGFNTGSSLETPGGAAMAFLNSQLAAGAAMAGWAVTSWWRTRQVGLLDMCMGAVTGLVAMTPLAGGVSPVWATVIGFLAGLSCAFAISWKYRLGVDDTLDVVGIHGWGGIVGMVMAGLCATGTLTGHKGLFYGGSWDLLSKQLTATVVLGLYSFVMTALIGKAIEVTIGLRQPGGMVEKEQAYADALSDNLEQLTTDDSRAKGAEEEPESASALVARLREVLLTSAQSGGDRQSGGDRTGGDDRG; from the coding sequence GTGACCGCGCACACGATTGCCGCCGCCGTAGCGGCGGTCTCCGCCGCACCCGCCGCCGCACCCGCCGTCGCCGACTCCGGCAACGCGTCCTGGCTGATGATGGCCACGGCCCTGGTGCTGCTGATGGCTCCCGGAGTGGCCTTCTTCTACGGCGGTATGGTCCGCACCGGCCAGATCGTCGCCATGCTGAAGATGATCTTCTTCTGCATGGTGATCGTCACCGTGCTCTGGTTCGCGATCGGCTACTCCCTGGCCTTCGGCCCCGATGCCGGCGGGCTCGGCGTCATCGGCACGCTCGACCACGCCTTCCTGCGCGGGATCGATGCCCGGTCGCTGACCGGCTCCGTGCCCACGGTCACCTTCGTGGTCTTCCACCTGTCCTTCGCGGTCGTCACCGTGGCCCTGATCGCCGGCTCCATCGCGGGCCGCGCGAAGATGGGCGGCTGGATCGCCTTCGTCATCGCCTGGACCCTGCTGGTCTACATCCCCATGGCCCACTGGGTGTTCGACCCGGCCGGCTGGGTCGCCAAGCAGCTCGGCGCCGTCGACTTCTCCGGCGGCACCGTCGTGGAGATCGGATCGGGGGCCGCCGGACTCGCCCTGGCCATCGTCGCGGGCAAGCGCGCGGACTTCGACCGCCAGGGCATCCGGCCGCACAACCTGCCGCTCGTGGTCATCGGGCTGTCGCTCATGTGGTTCGGCTGGTTCGGCTTCAACACCGGTTCCTCCCTGGAGACCCCGGGCGGCGCGGCGATGGCCTTCCTCAACAGCCAGCTCGCGGCGGGTGCGGCGATGGCCGGCTGGGCGGTGACCAGCTGGTGGCGCACCCGGCAGGTCGGCCTGCTCGACATGTGCATGGGCGCCGTCACGGGCCTGGTGGCCATGACCCCGCTGGCCGGCGGGGTGAGCCCGGTATGGGCCACCGTCATCGGCTTCCTCGCCGGGCTGAGCTGCGCGTTCGCGATCAGCTGGAAGTACCGGCTGGGCGTGGACGACACCCTGGACGTCGTCGGCATCCACGGCTGGGGCGGCATCGTCGGCATGGTCATGGCCGGCCTCTGCGCGACCGGGACCCTGACGGGCCACAAGGGCCTCTTCTACGGCGGCTCCTGGGACCTGCTGAGCAAGCAGCTCACCGCCACGGTGGTGCTCGGCCTGTACTCCTTCGTGATGACCGCACTGATCGGCAAGGCCATCGAGGTCACCATCGGGCTGCGCCAGCCCGGCGGAATGGTGGAGAAGGAGCAGGCCTACGCCGACGCCCTCTCCGACAACCTGGAGCAGCTGACGACCGACGATTCCCGGGCCAAGGGGGCCGAGGAGGAGCCGGAGAGCGCCTCCGCCCTGGTCGCCCGGCTGCGCGAGGTCCTGCTGACGAGTGCGCAGAGCGGCGGCGACCGGCAGAGCGGGGGCGACCGGACGGGCGGCGACGACCGCGGCTGA
- a CDS encoding cupredoxin domain-containing protein encodes MLGFLTVLIPCGVTLSVELLAVTSGGPLAGAAVMAGFVLGTGPLFAALGFFLRSAAGLWQGRLTLATAVVVLLVAVWTLGSGLRLGGWWPTGDPAAVAAPEAARTVVLNPDGTQTVTIRARTNAYAPAAVIAKAGVPTTLVVATQGTGGCVRAFVIPDLGVQEILPTTGTTGIDLGARKPGTLEYSCGMGMYGGRDHLREPGGHLVRERMEFTVTGMHCTGCGLLIDDEVEELAGVVASATGVRAGRTVVDADRAVDPAAVIAAIAAAGYTAHHAP; translated from the coding sequence GTGCTCGGCTTCCTGACCGTGCTGATCCCCTGCGGGGTGACCCTGAGCGTCGAGCTCCTCGCCGTCACCTCGGGCGGCCCCCTCGCGGGAGCGGCCGTCATGGCCGGCTTCGTCCTCGGGACCGGACCGCTCTTCGCCGCCCTCGGCTTCTTCCTGCGCTCCGCCGCCGGGCTGTGGCAGGGGCGGCTGACTCTGGCGACCGCCGTCGTGGTGCTGCTCGTCGCGGTGTGGACCCTCGGCAGCGGGCTGCGGCTCGGCGGCTGGTGGCCCACCGGAGACCCCGCGGCGGTCGCCGCCCCCGAGGCGGCCCGGACGGTGGTGCTCAACCCTGACGGCACGCAGACCGTGACCATCCGGGCCCGTACGAACGCGTACGCACCGGCCGCCGTCATCGCGAAGGCGGGCGTCCCCACCACCCTGGTCGTCGCCACGCAGGGGACGGGCGGCTGCGTCCGCGCCTTCGTCATCCCCGACCTCGGCGTCCAGGAGATCCTCCCCACGACCGGGACCACCGGCATCGACCTGGGTGCGCGGAAGCCGGGGACCCTCGAGTACAGCTGCGGCATGGGCATGTACGGCGGCCGGGATCACCTTCGAGAGCCAGGAGGGCACCTCGTGAGGGAGCGCATGGAGTTCACCGTGACCGGCATGCACTGCACCGGTTGCGGGCTGCTGATCGACGACGAGGTGGAGGAGTTGGCGGGGGTGGTCGCCAGCGCCACGGGCGTCCGCGCCGGCCGCACCGTCGTCGACGCCGACCGGGCCGTCGACCCGGCCGCCGTCATCGCGGCGATCGCCGCCGCCGGCTACACGGCGCACCACGCACCGTGA
- a CDS encoding ammonium transporter, with product MPSGYDTGNTAWMMASTAMVLLMTPGLAFFYGGMVKTKHVLVMLKMSFACLSLVTILWVAVGYSLAFGKDSGGGMIGNLDHAFFRGIGMDSLHGSIPTVIFACFQMSFAIITVALISGSIAGRATMKGWLVFVVAWTMLVYVPTAHWVFAPDGWINKSLGALDYAGGLPVELSSGASGLAVAIVLRKRKDFERETIRPHNLPLVIIGLALLWFGWFGFNAGSALQVEGSAPTTFFNTQLAAAGAMIGWPIIEKWRLGHVEMLGVASAAVAGMVAITPACGEVSPLGALIIGFTAGVVCCFAINMKFKIGVDDTLDVVGVHGWGGIVGVLSIGFFATAAMSGKKGLFYGGGLDQLWRQAVAVLAVGSFAFAMTWLIAKVIDKAVGFRASEEYENVPGREEEVAYDNETLDEIRDRIGGAAAPAREPATVGASKDGAEQQDAALLAEIVSVLDRRERDK from the coding sequence ATGCCCAGTGGCTACGACACGGGTAATACCGCCTGGATGATGGCGAGCACCGCCATGGTGCTGCTGATGACCCCCGGCCTCGCCTTCTTCTACGGGGGCATGGTCAAGACCAAGCACGTGCTGGTGATGCTCAAGATGAGCTTCGCCTGCCTGTCGCTGGTGACCATCCTGTGGGTCGCCGTCGGTTACTCCCTCGCCTTCGGCAAGGACTCCGGCGGCGGCATGATCGGCAATCTCGACCACGCCTTCTTCCGCGGCATCGGGATGGACTCCCTGCACGGCTCCATCCCGACCGTGATCTTCGCCTGTTTCCAGATGTCCTTCGCGATCATCACGGTGGCGCTGATCAGCGGCTCGATCGCGGGCCGCGCCACCATGAAGGGGTGGCTGGTCTTCGTCGTCGCCTGGACGATGCTGGTCTACGTGCCCACCGCGCACTGGGTGTTCGCCCCCGACGGCTGGATCAACAAGTCCCTGGGCGCTCTCGACTACGCCGGCGGTCTGCCGGTCGAGCTCAGCTCGGGGGCCTCGGGCCTCGCGGTGGCCATCGTGCTGCGCAAGCGCAAGGACTTCGAGCGCGAGACGATCCGCCCGCACAACCTGCCCCTGGTCATCATCGGTCTGGCGCTGCTGTGGTTCGGCTGGTTCGGCTTCAACGCGGGCTCCGCGCTCCAGGTCGAGGGCAGCGCCCCGACCACCTTCTTCAACACCCAACTCGCCGCCGCGGGCGCGATGATCGGCTGGCCGATCATCGAGAAGTGGCGTCTGGGCCACGTGGAGATGCTGGGCGTGGCCTCGGCGGCGGTCGCCGGCATGGTGGCCATCACCCCCGCCTGCGGCGAGGTCTCCCCGCTCGGAGCGCTGATCATCGGCTTCACCGCCGGTGTGGTCTGCTGCTTCGCCATCAACATGAAGTTCAAGATCGGCGTCGACGACACGCTCGACGTGGTCGGCGTGCACGGCTGGGGCGGCATCGTTGGCGTCCTCTCCATCGGCTTCTTCGCCACGGCCGCGATGAGCGGCAAGAAGGGCCTCTTCTACGGGGGCGGCCTCGACCAGCTCTGGCGTCAGGCCGTCGCCGTCCTGGCCGTCGGCTCCTTCGCCTTCGCCATGACCTGGCTCATCGCCAAGGTGATCGACAAGGCCGTCGGTTTCCGCGCCTCCGAGGAGTACGAGAACGTACCCGGCCGGGAGGAGGAGGTCGCCTACGACAACGAGACCCTGGACGAGATCCGCGACCGCATCGGCGGAGCCGCGGCCCCGGCCCGCGAGCCCGCCACGGTGGGCGCCTCCAAGGACGGGGCGGAGCAGCAGGACGCCGCGCTGCTCGCCGAAATCGTATCCGTGCTGGACCGACGAGAGCGTGACAAGTGA
- a CDS encoding RraA family protein has protein sequence MPNGFTGVPPTTLADLLGREQVMDIGIRPLWDAPRVAGPAYTVRCEPGDNLMLHAAIYRAEPGSVIVVESGDLDHALAGGNVCAVAQRRGIAAFVLDGLLRDLGEVREAGFPVFARGVVPIPGAKKKLGSLGGPVRVGGVSVHPGDIVVADEEGIVVTPAARQEEILSAALDRLAKEAGQSLDAWEEQHRARVEKALGGLGFTG, from the coding sequence ATGCCAAACGGTTTCACGGGCGTCCCGCCCACCACCCTCGCCGACCTCCTCGGGCGCGAGCAGGTCATGGACATCGGCATCCGCCCGCTGTGGGACGCCCCGCGCGTCGCGGGACCCGCGTACACGGTGCGGTGCGAGCCCGGGGACAACCTGATGCTGCACGCGGCCATCTACCGCGCCGAGCCCGGCTCGGTCATCGTCGTGGAATCGGGCGACCTGGACCACGCGCTCGCCGGCGGCAACGTGTGCGCGGTCGCCCAGCGGCGCGGCATCGCCGCGTTCGTGCTGGACGGGCTGCTGCGCGACCTCGGGGAGGTGCGCGAAGCGGGCTTCCCGGTCTTCGCCCGCGGAGTCGTCCCCATCCCGGGCGCCAAGAAGAAGCTCGGCTCGCTCGGTGGCCCGGTCCGGGTCGGCGGCGTGAGCGTGCACCCCGGTGACATCGTGGTCGCCGACGAGGAGGGCATCGTGGTCACCCCGGCCGCCCGGCAGGAGGAGATCCTGAGCGCCGCCCTGGACAGGCTGGCCAAGGAGGCCGGGCAGTCCCTGGATGCCTGGGAGGAGCAGCACCGCGCCCGCGTCGAGAAGGCGTTGGGCGGCCTCGGCTTCACCGGCTGA